A genomic region of Choristoneura fumiferana chromosome 17, NRCan_CFum_1, whole genome shotgun sequence contains the following coding sequences:
- the LOC141437131 gene encoding metabotropic glutamate receptor-like — translation MVGHWLAAIPLLLVLHHIEMRPEDDILNPRHHHRHRHKTDHISLDTFDTFKDIFDPITFKDDTRYLDRNLVYDIVLNENERKYDWMNMSNDQVGEMKDKKHHPHWPIKREAVIEGELVLGGLMMVHERSDNMTCGPVMPQGGVQALETMLYTLDIINKDLKLIPGVTLGTHILDDCDKDTYGLEMAVDFIKGSISNIDDAEFACNATAVRKVISGVVGAASSVTSVQVANLLRLFRIPQVSFFSTSPELSNKARFEYFTRTIPSDLHQVRAMVEIVKTLGWSYVSIIYEESSYGIKAFEELEALLAKDSICIAVKEKLVKDSGVADEGAYDSIVQKLLTKPRARGAIIFGSDQEVAGVMRAVERINATSSFSWVGSDGWSARSLVSDGNERAVEGTISVQPQANDVSGFKEYFLGLTVKNNIRNPWFVEFWEDHFQCRYPGSPRTPYNVQYSRHCSGLEKLTADNTEFEGQLQFVSDAVMAFAYAIRADRTGQKFLHALRLI, via the exons ATGGTGGGCCACTGGCTGGCTGCCATCCCCCTGCTCCTTGTCCTGCATCACATAGAAATGAGACCAGAAGACGACATCCTCAACCCTCGGCACCATCACCGCCACCGCCACAAAACTGACCACATATCCCTTGACACTTTCGACACATTCAAAGACATTTTCGACCCCATCACCTTCAAAGATGACACTAGATATTTAGACCGGAATTTAGTTTACGATATAGTTCTAAATGAGAATGAGAGGAAATATGACTGGATGAACATGTCAAACGATCAAGTTGGTGAAATGAAGGATAAGAAACATCATCCACATTGGCCTATAAAGAGGGAGGCTGTCATCGAAGGGGAATTAGTTCTAGGGGGTTTGATGATGGTTCATGAAAGGTCAGATAATATGACATGTGGGCCGGTCATGCCACAAGGAGGGGTGCAAGCCTTGGAGACCATGCTGTATACTCTGGATATTATTAACAAAGACTTGAAGCTGATACCAGGAGTCACCCTGGGTACTCATATCTTGGATGACTGTGATAAAGACACGTATGGACTGGAGATGGCTGTGGACTTTATTAaag GTTCGATTAGCAACATAGATGACGCAGAATTTGCCTGCAATGCTACTGCAGTGAGGAAGGTTATATCAGGAGTGGTCGGCGCGGCATCAAGCGTCACTTCAGTACAAGTTGCCAATCTGCTGCGACTCTTCAGAATACCACAG GTCTCGTTCTTCTCTACGTCACCGGAGCTGTCCAACAAGGCTCGCTTCGAGTACTTCACGAGGACCATCCCTTCTGACCTGCACCAAGTGCGCGCCATGGTCGAGATCGTGAAGACCCTGGGCTGGAGCTACGTGTCTATCATCTACGAGGAGTCCAGCTATGGAATCAAG GCATTTGAAGAGTTGGAAGCGCTGCTAGCCAAGGACAGCATCTGCATCGCTGTCAAGGAGAAGCTGGTGAAAGACTCCGGAGTTGCTGATGAGGGTGCTTATGATTCCATAGTCCAGAAGCTGCTCACGAAACCCAGAGCTAGGG GTGCCATAATCTTCGGCTCCGACCAAGAAGTAGCTGGCGTGATGCGCGCAGTAGAACGCATCAATGCCACTAGCTCTTTCAGCTGGGTGGGTTCTGATGGCTGGAGCGCCCGCTCCCTGGTCTCTGACGGGAACGAACGGGCCGTCGAGGGCACTATCAGCGTCCAGCCCCAAGCCAACGACGTCAGCGGCTTCAAGGAGTATTTCCTTGGTCTGACTGTGAAGAATAACATCAGAAACCCTTGGTTTGTTG AGTTCTGGGAGGACCATTTCCAATGCCGCTACCCTGGCAGCCCTCGCACTCCTTACAACGTGCAGTATTCGCGCCACTGCTCCGGCTTGGAGAAGCTGACTGCAGATAACACGGAGTTCGAGGGGCAGCTGCAGTTCGTGTCTGATGCTGTCATGGCCTTCGCTTATGCTATCAG ggccgataggACGGGTCAgaaatttttgcacgctctgcggCTGATATGA